Proteins from a genomic interval of Rhodothermus marinus:
- a CDS encoding RNA polymerase sigma-70 factor: protein MRPGLSIAEQQELVARVRRGDAAAFERLFRAYYTPLVHFAVHIVGTLPEAEEVVQRVFVNIWRNRAAWAPHVSVAAYLYGAVRNEAVKYSQRRPPAVPLEEAAEMACDRPHPDQQLVGNDLTELIERLIQELPEQRRLIFTLSRDHGLTYAEIAQSLGISIKTVETQMGRALRQLRERLQAWLNVAP from the coding sequence ATGAGGCCGGGACTATCCATTGCCGAGCAGCAGGAACTGGTGGCAAGGGTGCGCCGGGGCGATGCGGCGGCATTCGAGCGGCTGTTTCGGGCCTACTACACGCCGCTCGTGCACTTTGCCGTGCACATCGTGGGCACGCTCCCGGAGGCCGAGGAAGTGGTGCAGCGCGTGTTCGTCAACATCTGGCGCAACCGGGCCGCCTGGGCGCCCCACGTCTCGGTAGCGGCCTATCTCTACGGCGCCGTGCGCAACGAAGCCGTCAAATACAGCCAGCGGCGTCCGCCCGCCGTACCGCTGGAAGAAGCGGCCGAAATGGCCTGCGACCGTCCCCACCCGGACCAGCAACTGGTCGGCAACGACCTGACCGAACTGATCGAACGGCTCATCCAGGAGCTGCCCGAGCAGCGACGGCTGATCTTCACCCTCTCGCGCGATCACGGGCTCACCTACGCCGAAATTGCGCAGTCCCTGGGCATCTCGATCAAGACTGTCGAAACGCAGATGGGGCGCGCCCTGCGTCAGCTTCGGGAGCGTCTCCAGGCGTGGTTGAACGTTGCGCCCTGA
- a CDS encoding FecR domain-containing protein produces the protein MHEGIDWDLLAKYIAGACSEAERAAVEAWASADPMHRQLLEELRLTWQVMEQMPPPVSVETAWQRVRAQMERPADRPAIPARRHQARAWGVRVLAVLAVTLGVALLYHELGWLPRPESAHESEAPRVFVTQRGQRATVQLVDGTRILLAPESRLEVAADYGRTGRHVTLAGEAYFEVASDSLHPFVVQAPRLRVQVLGTAFGVRAYAEETRAYVAVRHGRVQVQPESAHAETAAALLEAGQVARLKEAGRLEIRRPASLDAYVGWAEGRLVFERTPLREVARTLARWYDLEIQLDDPALGARQLTATFEEAPAYQVLQIIAATMNLEVVRDAENPRRIRWREASPPS, from the coding sequence ATGCACGAAGGCATCGACTGGGATCTTCTGGCTAAATACATCGCGGGCGCCTGTTCGGAAGCCGAGCGGGCGGCCGTGGAAGCCTGGGCATCGGCCGACCCGATGCATCGCCAGCTGCTGGAAGAGCTGAGGCTGACCTGGCAGGTGATGGAGCAGATGCCCCCGCCGGTTTCGGTGGAGACAGCCTGGCAACGCGTGCGGGCGCAGATGGAAAGGCCCGCCGATCGTCCGGCCATCCCTGCACGGCGGCATCAGGCCAGAGCATGGGGGGTACGGGTGCTGGCCGTGCTGGCGGTGACGCTCGGGGTTGCGCTGCTGTACCACGAGCTGGGGTGGCTTCCGCGGCCGGAGTCGGCCCACGAGTCCGAAGCTCCCCGGGTTTTTGTCACGCAGCGAGGACAGCGCGCCACCGTGCAGCTGGTCGACGGCACGCGCATTCTGCTGGCGCCCGAGTCGCGGCTTGAGGTGGCGGCCGATTACGGTCGGACCGGGCGGCACGTAACGCTGGCCGGCGAGGCCTATTTCGAGGTGGCGTCCGACTCGCTGCATCCCTTTGTGGTGCAGGCGCCCCGGCTGCGTGTGCAGGTGCTCGGGACGGCTTTCGGCGTGCGTGCCTACGCCGAAGAAACCCGGGCCTATGTGGCCGTGCGCCATGGTCGGGTGCAGGTGCAGCCCGAGTCGGCTCACGCCGAAACAGCAGCAGCTTTGCTGGAGGCCGGTCAAGTAGCCCGATTGAAAGAAGCCGGACGGCTTGAAATAAGGCGACCGGCCAGCCTGGACGCCTACGTGGGGTGGGCCGAAGGGCGCCTGGTGTTCGAGCGCACGCCGCTGCGCGAAGTGGCCCGCACGCTGGCGCGCTGGTACGACCTGGAGATCCAGCTCGACGATCCGGCGCTGGGGGCGCGGCAGCTGACGGCCACCTTCGAGGAAGCTCCGGCCTACCAGGTCCTGCAGATCATTGCGGCCACCATGAACCTGGAGGTCGTGCGAGACGCCGAAAACCCCCGGCGAATCCGCTGGCGGGAGGCTTCACCGCCATCCTGA
- a CDS encoding peptidylprolyl isomerase, with amino-acid sequence MRVRVLFWVCVGCWLLSGRLLAQPAPADSLVLARVNGHELTVGRFNKSYLEYLIRTGRNDTPANRWRHLQLIIDTYLLADEARRRGFDQRPDFLAFADREIKLAVGARYFEKHFSDSLPAPTEMEVREAFRRSKETIALRHLFFRDARQAQEAYERLKAGEDFVQLANEVFRTEAFDSSAGFLGYVRYSELDDAVAETAETLRVGQFSPPVRSRYGWHILRVEERLYNPLLTESEFQYRRKSIETQLRLRRLRLEGDRFVRRLMESLNVQVDEAAARQVVAAVQEALRPSASPPLVSTISAEELQAVEQALTPETVLITYTLNGQQRTFTAGDYYRWLPVLPYREVRYRTMASVGRALRNEVLAELGFAEGLEHDPRVLETVRFLANAYLGDALRRHLETHERVEPTEMQVRRAFEELGYRRLKSARVHYWTIYAGSAERARQLREQITAGTLDPRTDTSYVEYRGELGRDKLSAYVRKALLQQPLVLCLQRDSCYVLYVAERTLRYTELEEVADTIRAQLARLLPEMQLLATLYPKASIEVDTTLFVQMMQALRMKGPWIPQEAEGPARREAVLRQMAGPETLRRKQP; translated from the coding sequence ATGCGGGTGCGTGTGCTGTTCTGGGTCTGTGTGGGGTGCTGGTTGCTGAGTGGCAGGCTCTTGGCACAGCCGGCACCGGCCGACTCGCTGGTGCTGGCCCGGGTGAACGGGCATGAGCTGACGGTCGGACGCTTCAATAAATCCTATCTGGAATATCTGATCCGAACCGGCCGCAATGATACCCCTGCCAATCGCTGGCGACACCTGCAACTGATCATTGATACCTATTTGCTGGCCGACGAGGCTCGGCGTCGTGGTTTTGATCAGCGCCCTGACTTTCTCGCCTTCGCGGATCGCGAGATCAAGCTGGCTGTCGGAGCTCGCTATTTTGAAAAGCACTTTTCCGACTCGCTCCCGGCCCCGACAGAAATGGAGGTGCGGGAGGCCTTTCGGCGCAGCAAGGAGACCATAGCGCTGCGGCACCTGTTTTTCCGGGATGCACGGCAGGCCCAGGAGGCCTACGAACGTCTGAAAGCCGGCGAGGACTTCGTTCAGCTGGCGAACGAGGTGTTTCGGACCGAAGCGTTCGACTCTTCGGCCGGTTTCCTGGGGTATGTGCGCTATAGCGAGCTGGACGATGCCGTGGCCGAAACGGCCGAAACGCTTCGTGTTGGTCAGTTTTCGCCACCGGTGCGTTCTCGCTACGGCTGGCACATCCTGCGGGTGGAAGAGCGCCTTTACAATCCGTTGCTGACAGAGTCAGAGTTTCAGTATCGGCGCAAAAGCATTGAAACACAGCTCCGGTTACGGCGGCTGCGACTGGAGGGTGATCGGTTCGTGCGGCGGCTCATGGAAAGCCTGAACGTGCAGGTTGACGAAGCCGCTGCCCGCCAGGTGGTGGCAGCCGTACAGGAAGCGCTGCGGCCATCGGCCTCACCGCCCCTTGTCAGTACCATTTCGGCCGAGGAATTGCAGGCGGTCGAGCAGGCGCTGACGCCCGAGACCGTCCTGATTACCTACACGCTCAACGGGCAGCAGCGTACGTTTACGGCAGGCGATTATTATCGCTGGTTGCCCGTACTGCCTTATCGCGAGGTGCGGTACCGCACGATGGCTTCGGTCGGGCGGGCGCTGCGTAATGAGGTGCTGGCCGAACTGGGCTTTGCCGAGGGACTGGAGCATGACCCTCGCGTGCTGGAAACCGTGCGTTTTCTGGCCAACGCCTATCTGGGCGATGCACTGCGTCGTCACCTGGAAACGCACGAGCGTGTCGAACCTACCGAAATGCAGGTGCGCCGGGCTTTCGAGGAGCTGGGATATCGGCGACTGAAGTCGGCCCGGGTCCATTACTGGACGATCTATGCGGGCTCGGCGGAGCGAGCTCGTCAGCTCCGGGAACAGATCACTGCGGGTACACTTGATCCCCGCACGGATACCAGCTATGTGGAATACCGGGGCGAGCTGGGCCGCGACAAACTGAGCGCCTACGTACGTAAAGCACTGCTGCAGCAGCCTCTGGTGCTCTGTCTGCAGCGTGACTCCTGCTATGTGCTCTATGTAGCCGAACGTACCCTGCGCTATACCGAGCTGGAAGAAGTAGCCGACACCATTCGCGCGCAGCTTGCACGTCTGCTTCCGGAAATGCAGCTGCTGGCCACGCTGTACCCGAAGGCTTCCATTGAAGTGGATACCACGCTGTTTGTCCAGATGATGCAGGCCCTGCGGATGAAAGGTCCCTGGATCCCACAGGAGGCCGAAGGGCCGGCCCGTCGCGAAGCGGTGTTACGCCAGATGGCCGGTCCGGAGACCCTCCGGAGAAAACAGCCATAG